A genomic segment from Necator americanus strain Aroian chromosome III, whole genome shotgun sequence encodes:
- a CDS encoding hypothetical protein (NECATOR_CHRIII.G11429.T2), whose amino-acid sequence MSLVFHRKPMAHSAKTLQLLLEKFSLYKEECNPNGSDEEMFEAYLTSTNLIKGSIKTIEQSRNSLQSLIDKLQMEYNDSKTKSNKKDLEKEIEEIESETKFTDIMARANEMIFMLEARATEAASQADKFARKLGIKLHRNQRIATHFEDANNRSSQTGSGKTATDQSNDETFSPDDAIWLSEDHSDTSREAIEEEFICRTLKPNQMKLPRFWGDEEEFPEFWAVYETLVHQNKVLSTVEKMLLLKDSLRGRAEMTIKGIQLIPQNYKWMVETIKKKYGNKPINRAKIVQKLIDLPCARNNAENCTYIFDKIRMLINQMVSAGQDIPNTQDAMWTERILEKFPYNIVKNVLISIQEMEDVKVENVMEQLEKEINAKKFVESRLKGRFKTENTEIKRNQTLHRSETRKNDRQCIFCDSSEHSAHNCRTVTDIQQKRNVVINSSRCWKCFSDQHKSNQCSRPNCPHCGRMHHQSLCFTRSSENVTNQQNRLRFGNDAATNNRRPPTGETRGNNAGLRNRTSNDVRQRDRTSNVRTENPIQSDSFVKVDSNDNTTKDQVVLMTAEANMWNNKTSQYERVLIFFDTGAQRTIINERTAEEFGLPRQKTEICTMSGIGGHTEKFKTFFVPLKISTVFGKEIYLTVQTKPVITNGFRSAYLLEQDKQFLQDNDICLSNPRLSGEHQNPQILIGLDYYYEFVMSSTRTKLPSGLYVARTLVGPTLHGRSTSAVNVTGEEITHSLTLVQEPSEADILQKIFELDGLGISTNEFSNDEKTFEYFEKYSKTISFKNSVITAPFPLKDNVIDISDNYAMAYRRLESLQRQLATNKEQRSWYSKIFNDYLKDSIIEEVHEPVKNTAGTYYMPHSGVWKPSKTKPLRIVFDASSKQRGKLSLNDIIHTGESFVNKIHDILIRSRISKFILTCDIEAAFTQIRIVNEHKDLCRFLWVKDISRMPTKDNIVVYRFNRLPFGVTASPSILNTAILAYLNAKNTPLSHEIARNIYVDNILLTAATEQEALKKYVESKNLFREIGMNLREYVSNSQTVNEGIHEKDRSPSGDIKFLGVKYNTETDQFNVKVNIPPKSSLTKRDVVSIINSVYDPIGVTAPLLIKLKSLMREIYDTGIKWNDYVNPVMTSRWNSICKDINGASISIPRSILTEVRNLHTSKTDLWIFCDASNLAISSCAFLRHNDTNEVTQLISGKSKLTPKKCRQTTPRLELLGIVIGMRLGKSILENLDHNIDHFNLVTDSEIALQWINSSRKLPAFIINQKDRVEKIKSQVESKGISVNFFHVPTHNNPADAGTRGLTSSQLGSHIWVRGPQWLAQEPCSWKLRSIDTLNGKEIMEEMETFQNPHVEESESNNDNANSMFVDLSRFSRFKTALRTVSRVAKVLHKWINRCNTTRLTSIATSSISRFDPDSLIECEEMRLSETLIIASFHRNVNMRKLQKRFPNQIIVKDENGIIRYKSRIRNANLPLDAKMPIYIDNDSDLARLIIIDLHCNNAHCGKDHVLSLARQKYWIPQPSRAIKKYLKDCTICKKWQGMPFGAPEMPPLPSDRVTISKPFQNVGCDFMGPFLSNRNERMFICLYTCLAIRAIHLEVVESLTTGAFLNSFIRFVSRRGVPLLMRTDCGSNFKLGQKIIEKLFESDETTGNSVMNHCASEGIKWIFNPPASPWMGGVWERLVGSVKRSFQKSVGRKKLSFEQMTTVVTRIEAIINTRPLTKLSATDLSEIPLRPIDFLQGNLKFSIPNSEISNFRNDPTFEPELIQTAAQAYEALASSENIATKFWEKWNTEYLTILRDSHRCQLNQKRHVSKIPQVGEIVLVEQELLPRGQWVYGKIEDLVRSADGMIRSAKILMPSRKILQRPVNKIYPLEIRSEPDNQKSVERSFEIMDNDIHIPTTTHRRNHLARISKSRALDVIREFETDLDRSMTPTSARSTVSCLITAMLSLFLINPANAQLNTSITCNEGIVFITPPRGQFELCFDHECKSFKNVTEEIRHTLPVSPLEKPVTVKIRFYLINEVITMIEKCERHEFCAASSTILSIALLGNPHCWPFGAILTVSIILCSIPAAMISMAWSICKCRKQRRRRTDVQVKCELSTFKPSPLIANTLVVITLFTLAFKSATLACQHGYTRHTTEMVCTSRGKCLFEFRQEILFNRIHSEICIQINHLNTTVGMIRMKNSGVKLNCSKLSLFFTRDTMHKFFRTTRCAQMGSCTQNYCNRMYPNSTIPELDMASKYPGYIACQETCGGIVCGCLLPMPACSFLRLAQVPKSKSVFEIVRCMEWTPTVQVDIEMTMYSRGKEKSIILTPYVTHKYDELSITAVSVQKPHFPLMDRRFAVSENEALMLPNDFSLPVECESYIQAKEEFSKCKNHMVCTCENLKAPRGCKCPLGSIRNLRKEITNVLPIRTPFTEIRLEDEDINAYTHQQETTIVLESSLMLNSAHYIIEQSCDITFEEIKGCYNCLEGAQVKVSCITRINAWATVQCESQVFSIECGPLNKSNIVYLEFSNALIQQKCQTSCNGREITFDLHGTLVYHPRSKRSQVYSEENSEENASEYFGKFDLPDLQPLLKVLKEHWKLALGTLGTMAITITIAYVLGPTILILLIKIVVTMLKTVVSIIIPVLKLFCAYTGKCCDALCK is encoded by the coding sequence ATGTCTCTGGTTTTCCATAGAAAACCTATGGCCCATAGCGCCAAAACCCTCCAGCTActtctggagaaattttcactctACAAAGAAGAGTGTAACCCAAATGGGTCAGATGAGGAGATGTTTGAGGCATATTTGACCTCAACCAACCTTATAAAAGGTAGTATAAAAACTATCGAACAGAGTAGAAACTCATTGCAGTCACTGATAGACAAACTGCAGATGGAATACAAtgattccaaaacaaaaagcaacaaaaaggacctcgaaaaagaaatcgaggaaattgaaagtgaaacaaaattcactgATATCATGGCAAgagcaaatgaaatgatattcATGCTAGAAGCAAGAGCCACAGAAGCAGCAAGTCAAGCTGATAAATTTGCAAGGAAGTTGGGAATAAAATTACATAGAAACCAACGAATAGCAACACATTTTGAAGATGCAAATAATCGATCGTCACAAACGGGAAGTGGCAAAACGGCAACAGATCAAAGCAATGACGAAACCTTCAGCCCAGATGACGCAATATGGCTGTCAGAGGATCATTCTGATACCAGCAGAGAGGCGATCGAAGAAGAGTTCATATGTAGAACCCTCAAACCAAATCAAATGAAACTTCCTAGGTTTTGGggagatgaagaagaatttccagaattctGGGCAGTCTATGAAACCTTGGTACACCAAAATAAAGTACTGAGTACAGTTGAGAAAATGCTTCTTCTCAAAGATAGTCTTCGAGGAAGAGCGGAAATGACCATCAAAGGGATACAATTAATTCCCCAGAATTATAAATGGATGGTTGAaactataaagaaaaaatatggtaaCAAACCTATAAATAGAGCAAAGATCGTACAAAAACTAATCGATCTTCCATGTGCGAGGAACAATGCCGAGAATTGCACATATATTTTTGACAAAATAAGAATGTTGATTAACCAAATGGTATCGGCGGGCCAGGATATACCCAATACACAAGATGCCATGTGGACAGAAAGAATATTAGAGAAGTTTCCGTACaatattgtgaaaaatgtCCTTATATCTATCCAAGAAATGGAAGATGTGAAAGTGGAAAACGTAATGGAGCAACTCGAAAAAGAGATCAACGCTAAAAAATTCGTTGAATCAAGATTAAAAGGTCGTTTTAAGACcgaaaacacagaaataaaaagaaaccaaaCTCTGCATAGGTcagagacaagaaaaaatgataggCAGTGTATTTTCTGTGACAGCTCTGAGCATTCTGCTCATAATTGCAGAACCGTAACAGATATCCAACAAAAGAGAAACGTTGTGATTAACTCCAGTCGCTGTTGGAAATGCTTCAGCGACCAGCACAAAAGTAATCAGTGTAGTAGACCAAACTGTCCCCACTGTGGAAGGATGCATCATCAAAGCTTATGTTTTACAAGATCATCCGAGAATGTAACAAATCAGCAAAATCGACTGCGCTTTGGCAACGATGCAGCAACAAACAACAGAAGACCCCCTACTGGCGAAACAAGAGGGAATAACGCCGGATTGCGCAATCGCACCTCCAATGACGTTCGTCAACGAGATCGAACTTCGAATGTACGTACTGAAAATCCAATTCAAAGCGATTCTTTCGTGAAAGTCGATTCTAACGACAATACCACAAAAGACCAAGTAGTGCTAATGACTGCTGAAGCAAATATGTGGAATAACAAAACAAGCCAATATGAGCGagttctcatattttttgatACTGGTGCGCAGAGAACTATAATAAACGAACGTACAGCAGAGGAATTTGGACTCCCAAGgcaaaaaacggaaatatGCACCATGTCTGGTATTGGTGGACATACTGAGAAATTTAAAACGTTCTTCGTTCCATTGAAAATCTCTacagtttttggaaaagagaTTTATCTAACGGTTCAAACAAAACCCGTGATAACTAACGGTTTTCGTTCTGCATATCTTTTAGAACAAGATAAACAGTTTCTTCAAGATAACGATATTTGTTTGTCCAATCCAAGATTGAGTGGTGAAcaccaaaatccacaaattctaATTGGATTAGATTACTACTACGAATTTGTTATGAGTAGCACTAGAACAAAACTACCGTCGGGACTATATGTTGCCAGAACATTAGTAGGTCCAACTCTTCATGGTCGCAGTACAAGTGCGGTAAATGTAACTGGCGAAGAAATTACCCATAGTCTTACGCTCGTTCAGGAGCCAAGTGAAGCAGATATACTTCAGAAGATTTTTGAATTGGATGGATTAGGAATTTCCAccaatgaattttcaaatgatgaaaaaacatttgagTATTTTGAAAAGTACTCGAAAACTATATCATTTAAAAACAGTGTTATAACTGCACCCTTTCCTCTTAAGGACAACGTAATCGATATATCCGACAATTATGCGATGGCATATCGTAGGCTCGAGTCCTTACAGAGACAGCTGGCCACCAACAAAGAGCAAAGGTCGTGGTACAGCAAAATATTCAATGATTACCTCAAAGATTCCATAATAGAAGAGGTACATGAACCAGTCAAAAACACGGCTGGCACCTATTATATGCCACACTCCGGAGTGTGGAAACCTTCAAAAACGAAACCTCTCAGAATCGTATTTGATGCATCCTCGAAACAAAGAGGTAAACTATCATTAAATGATATAATTCACACCGGTGAATCTTTCGTTAATAAAATTCATGATATCCTTATTCGCAGTCGAATTAGCAAGTTTATATTAACGTGCGATATCGAAGCTGCATTCACTCAGATCAGAATCGTAAACGAGCACAAAGACCTTTGTCGCTTTCTGTGGGTCAAAGACATCAGTCGCATGCCGACAAAGGACAACATAGTTGTTTACAGATTTAACCGTTTGCCATTCGGCGTTACCGCATCTCCGAGCATATTGAATACAGCAATTCTTGCTTACTTAAATGCAAAGAATACCCCACTTTCACATGAAATAGCAAGAAACATTTATGttgataatattttattgacaGCTGCAACTGAGCAGGAAGCTTTAAAGAAGTATGTCGAATCAAAAAATCTCTTCAGGGAAATTGGTATGAACCTACGAGAATATGTGTCAAATTCTCAGACAGTAAATGAAGGAATTCATGAGAAAGACAGATCACCTTCTGGTGATATCAAATTCTTAGGTGTTAAATATAACACAGAAACTGATCAGTTTAACGTGAAAGTAAATATTCCGCCGAAATCATCACTCACTAAGCGAGATGTGGTTAGTATAATAAATTCTGTTTACGATCCTATAGGTGTAACTGCACCATTGCTTATCAAGTTGAAATCGCTAATGCGAGAAATCTACGACACCGGAATTAAGTGGAATGACTATGTTAATCCAGTGATGACTAGTAGATGGAACTCCATCTGCAAAGATATTAATGGTGCAAGTATCAGCATCCCCAGGTCAATTCTCACAGAAGTGCGAAATCTTCACACTTCAAAAACAGACTTATGGATATTTTGTGATGCAAGCAATCTTGCTATATCAAGTTGCGCCTTCTTGCGGCATAATGACACTAACGAGGTCACGCAATTGATTAGCGGAAAGTCAAAGTTGACTCCCAAAAAATGCCGGCAAACAACTCCAAGGTTAGAATTGCTTGGAATAGTTATTGGAATGAGATTGGGAAAGAGTATCTTAGAAAATCTTGATCACAATATAGATCACTTCAATCTTGTCACTGATAGTGAAATTGCTCTACAATGGATTAATTCCTCTCGAAAGCTTCCAGCTTTCATAATCAATCAGAAAGACCgagttgaaaaaattaaatctcaGGTTGAGAGCAAAGGCATTTCCGTGAACTTTTTCCATGTTCCAACACACAACAATCCAGCAGATGCAGGGACGCGAGGTCTTACATCATCTCAACTCGGCTCACATATCTGGGTGAGAGGGCCACAATGGCTAGCTCAAGAGCCATGTAGCTGGAAACTACGCTCTATCGATACTTTGAacggaaaagaaattatggaggaaatggaaacatttcaaaatccCCACGTTGAAGAGTCTGagagtaataatgataatgcgAACTCAATGTTTGTAGATCTATCGAGATTTTCACGCTTCAAGACAGCGTTACGAACTGTATCTAGAGTTGCGAAAGTACTGCACAAATGGATCAATCGATGTAATACTACCAGATTGACATCAATTGCAACATCTTCAATCTCGCGCTTTGACCCGGACTCGCTAATTGAATGCGAAGAGATGCGCTTAAGTGAGACATTAATCATAGCATCATTTCATAGGAATGTCAATAtgagaaaactgcaaaaacggTTTCCGAACCAAATAATCGTaaaggatgaaaatggaaTCATAAGATACAAATCAAGAATTCGAAATGCAAATCTACCTTTAGATGCAAAAATGCCTATCTATATCGATAATGACTCTGACCTTGCTAGACTCATTATTATAGACTTGCATTGCAACAATGCTCACTGTGGCAAAGATCACGTACTGTCTCTGGCTAGACAGAAATATTGGATTCCGCAGCCATCACGAGCAATTAAGAAGTACCTAAAAGATTGTACTATTTGTAAGAAATGGCAAGGCATGCCTTTTGGAGCTCCAGAGATGCCACCACTACCATCAGATAGGGTGACAATAAGCAAACCGTTTCAAAACGTAGGATGTGATTTCATGGGACCATTCCTATCCAACAGGAATGAAAGGATGTTTATATGTCTCTACACCTGCCTTGCAATCAGAGCAATCCATTTAGAAGTGGTAGAAAGCCTCACCACAGGGGCGTTTCTCAATAGTTTTATTCGATTTGTATCGCGCAGAGGTGTACCTCTTTTAATGAGAACAGACTGtggatcaaatttcaaacttggtcagaaaataattgaaaagttgttcgaaagtGATGAAACAACAGGGAATTCAGTAATGAATCACTGTGCCTCGGAAGGCATTAAATGGATTTTTAACCCACCAGCATCTCCATGGATGGGTGGTGTGTGGGAAAGGCTTGTTGGATCTGTGAAAAGAAGTTTCCAAAAGTCAgttggaagaaagaaactttCATTTGAACAGATGACTACTGTAGTCACTCGTATAGAGGCAATTATAAATACACGTCCACTCACAAAACTCTCAGCAACTGATCTTTCTGAAATTCCACTCAGACCTAttgattttctacaaggaaatttaaaattctcaATTCCAAACTCTGAAATATCCAACTTCAGAAACGATCCTACGTTTGAGCCAGAGTTGATACAGACAGCTGCTCAAGCTTACGAAGCGCTTGCATCTTCAGAAAACATTGCAACAAAGTTCTGGGAGAAATGGAACACTGAATATCTCACTATTTTACGTGACAGCCATAGATGTCAACTGAATCAGAAACGTCATGTGAGTAAAATCCCACAGGTCGGCGAAATTGTTTTGGTCGAACAGGAATTACTGCCCAGAGGACAATGGGTATACGGTAAAATAGAAGATTTAGTTCGAAGCGCAGACGGCATGATAAGGTCCGCTAAAATTCTAATGCCTAGCcgcaaaattttgcagagaCCAGTTAATAAAATATACCCTCTAGAAATTCGTTCAGAGCCAGACAATCAAAAATCGGTTGAACGAAGCTTTGAGATCATGGATAACGACATCCATATCCCAACAACAACTCATCGTAGAAATCATCTAGCCAGAATCTCCAAATCTCGCGCTTTAGACGTCATTCGAGAATTTGAAACAGACCTCGACAGATCGATGACCCCTACGTCTGCTCGATCAACAGTATCCTGCCTAATAACGGCAATGTTATCCTTGTTTCTAATCAACCCTGCTAATGCGCAACTAAACACCAGTATTACTTGTAACGAAGGTATCGTGTTTATAACACCTCCTAGAGGACAATTCGAGTTGTGTTTTGATCATGAATGCAAGTCATTCAAAAATGTTACGGAAGAAATTAGGCATACTCTTCCTGTCTCACCATTGGAGAAGCCTGTAACGGTAAAAATACGTTTCTATTTGATAAACGAAGTAATAACAATGATCGAAAAATGTGAGCGTCACGAATTTTGCGCAGCATCTTCAACAATCTTGAGTATAGCACTCTTAGGAAATCCACATTGTTGGCCATTTGGCGCCATCCTTACTGTATCCATAATCTTGTGCTCTATTCCCGCAGCAATGATTAGTATGGCGTGGTCCATATGCAAATGCCGAAAACAAAGGCGGAGAAGAACTGATGTACAAGTTAAGTGCGAACTGAGTACGTTCAAACCTTCTCCTCTAATTGCAAACACTTTAGTAGTAATCACTTTGTTCACTTTAGCATTCAAAAGTGCTACACTCGCTTGTCAACATGGTTACACAAGGCACACCACAGAAATGGTGTGCACGTCAAGAGGCAAATGTCTATTCGAGTTTAGACAAGAAATACTCTTTAACAGAATTCATTCAGAAATCTGTATTCAAATCAACCACTTAAATACTACAGTGGGTAtgataagaatgaaaaacagcGGCGTAAAACTCAATTGCAGCAAACTTTCACTCTTCTTCACAAGAGACACGATGCACAAGTTTTTTCGCACCACGAGATGTGCTCAGATGGGATCCTGCACACAAAATTATTGTAATAGAATGTACCCGAATAGTACTATTCCAGAATTAGATATGGCCTCAAAGTATCCAGGATACATTGCATGTCAAGAAACATGCGGCGGTATTGTCTGTGGATGTCTTCTCCCAATGCCAGCATGCTCATTCTTGCGTCTGGCGCAAGTACCAAAAAGTAAGTCAGTGTTTGAAATAGTGCGCTGCATGGAGTGGACGCCAACTGTGCAGGTTGACATTGAAATGACGATGTATagcagaggaaaagaaaaatcgataatccTAACACCCTATGTCACTCACAAGTACGATGAGCTATCCATTACCGCAGTTTCAGTTCAAAAACCACATTTTCCTCTAATGGACAGAAGATTCGCTGTTTCCGAAAACGAGGCACTAATGTTGCCAAATGATTTTAGTCTCCCTGTGGAATGCGAGTCATATATCCAAgcgaaagaagaattttcaaaatgcaaaaatcacaTGGTTTGTACCTGTGAAAATCTAAAGGCTCCTAGAGGATGCAAATGCCCACTAGGTTCTATTAGGAACCTGCGTAAAGAGATCACAAATGTACTTCCCATCAGAACACCATTCACAGAAATAAGGTTAGAAGATGAAGATATCAACGCCTATACTCACCAACAGGAAACCACTATTGTTCTTGAATCAAGCCTTATGTTGAACAGCGCGCATTACATCATAGAACAATCCTGTGAtataacatttgaagaaataaaaggctGTTATAACTGCCTTGAAGGAGCACAAGTTAAAGTCTCGTGCATTACTCGTATTAATGCCTGGGCAACTGTCCAGTGCGAATCTCAAGTGTTCTCCATCGAATGTGGGCCATTGAACAAATCCAATATAGTATACCTGGAGTTTAGTAACGCTCTGATACAGCAAAAGTGCCAAACGTCCTGCAATGGGCGTGAGATCACATTTGATCTACATGGAACACTTGTGTACCATCCCAGAAGTAAACGAAGTCAGGTTTATTCCGAAGAAAATAGTGAAGAAAACGCAAGCGAGtactttggaaaatttgatcTACCTGATCTTCAGCCACTCCTGAAAGTGCTTAAAGAACACTGGAAATTGGCCCTTGGAACGCTAGGTACGATGGCAATAACAATAACGATCGCCTATGTGCTAGGGCCCACCATCCTTATActattaataaaaattgtcGTTACAATGTTAAAAACTGTTGTCTCCATAATAATTCCCGTGCTAAAATTGTTTTGCGCATATACAGGTAAGTGCTGTGATGCATTGTGCAAATAA